CACCAAATCTTCTCCAAGGAAAAATTAAACGTTTTTCCTTATCAATTGAGATCCACCTGGGATCGATTGGTTTTCTCAGGCACTGGCCAAGCTCCGACAAAAGTCAGCTCAAACGAGGAAATGCTTGCCAAAATTGCCAGTACCCCCGGAGCAATCGGTTATTTATGGAAAGCAAATATCAATGAAAATGTTAATGTGCTCGAAATTAAGTAACCGTCTGATCGGTTCAGGATTACGGCTAATCATGCGATTGGCCATGCTATCGCTGCTTTCCGTTTTTTCCGCACAGGCACAGGAAAGTACGAGTACGAATTCAAAATCGCTGCCGGAAGCCAGTAATCCACCTGCCAGAAAATTCCTCGCGACGGAATTACCCGCGGCAGCCGCTCAACCGGAAACACCGGAGAAAAAACCTGGATTTATCAGGTCGGCCATTGACCGTTATCGTAACAATGATCTCCCCGGCGATTTGCAGATTCACGGCTTTGTCAGCCAAGCGTATATTTCGACTTCGGATAACAATGTTTTTGGCAATAGCGATAACGGCGGCAGCTTCGGTCTCACTGAAGCGGGATTGAACGCATCCGTCCGGCCCTTGCCGCGATTGCAGTTATCGGCGCAAGT
This is a stretch of genomic DNA from Nitrosomonas sp. sh817. It encodes these proteins:
- a CDS encoding substrate-binding domain-containing protein yields the protein MDTGVRAENPYEIVANPSVNEKILTVNSLRSIFSMRLKTWSDGTKIRVFVLSDDDELHQIFSKEKLNVFPYQLRSTWDRLVFSGTGQAPTKVSSNEEMLAKIASTPGAIGYLWKANINENVNVLEIK